In a genomic window of Jaculus jaculus isolate mJacJac1 chromosome 8, mJacJac1.mat.Y.cur, whole genome shotgun sequence:
- the Tnfrsf6b gene encoding tumor necrosis factor receptor superfamily member 6B, translated as MCTACPPHHYTQFWNFLERCRYCNVICGEHEEEVQTCHTTHNRVCRCRPGFFSHAGFCLEHTPCPPGAGVIVPGTPSQNTQCRPCPTGTFSTSSSSSEQCRPHRNCTAMGLAINVPGSSFRDTLCTNCTSFSLGIRWSGTKECEQAVMDFVAFQDISFKRLQRLQQVLAGPGKRSSPTPPPPQEALMALQLQLRQQLSELSGAQDKVLLIQLLEALHEARLPGLQRRLQARFLKLH; from the exons ATGTGCACTGCATGCCCACCACACCATTACACGCAATTCTGGAATTTCTTGGAGCGCTGCCGCTACTGCAATGTTATCTGCGGGGAGCACGAGGAGGAGGTGCAGACTTGTCATACCACTCACAACCGTGTTTGTCGATGCCGTCCGGGCTTCTTCTCGCATGCAGGTTTTTGCCTGGAACACACACCCTGTCCACCTGGAGCTGGTGTGATTGTCCCTG GCACCCCCAGCCAGAACACACAGTGCAGGCCGTGCCCCACAGGAACCTTCTCGACCAGTAGCTCCAGCTCAGAACAGTGCCGTCCCCACCGCAATTGCACAGCCATGGGCTTGGCCATCAACGTGCCAGGCTCCTCTTTCCGTGACACCCTGTGCACAAATTGCACCAGCTTCTCACTTGGAATCAGATGGTCAG GTACCAAGGAATGTGAGCAGGCTGTCATGGACTTCGTGGCTTTTCAGGACATTTCTTTCAAAAGGCTGCAGAGGCTGCAGCAGGTCCTGGCAGGCCCAGGGAAAAGGAGctcaccaacaccaccaccaccacaggagGCCCTCATGGCTTTGCAGCTACAGCTGCGACAGCAGCTCTCTGAGCTCAGTGGGGCTCAAGACAAGGTACTGTTGATACAGCTGCTTGAGGCTTTGCATGAGGCTAggctgcctgggctgcagaggcGTCTACAAGCACGCTTCCTCAAGCTCCACTAA
- the Arfrp1 gene encoding ADP-ribosylation factor-related protein 1 isoform X2 codes for MRLQTFLEQSKTRFNKNYKGMSLSKITTTVGLNIGTVDVGKARLMFWDLGGQEELQSLWDKYYAECHGVIYVIDSTDEERLSESKQAFEKVVASEALDGVPILVLANKQDVETCLSIPDIKTAFSDCTCKIGRRDCLTQACSALTGKGVQEGIEWMVKCVVRNVHRPPRQKDIT; via the exons ATGAGATTGCAG ACTTTCCTGGAGCAGTCGAAAACAAGGTTTAACAAGAACTACAAGGGGATGAGTCTATCCAAAATCACCACCACCGTGGGTTTAAACA TTGGCACTGTGGATGTGGGAAAGGCTCGCCTCATGTTCTGGGACTTAGGGGGACAGGAAGAACTGCAGTCATTGTGGGACAAG TACTATGCGGAATGCCATGGTGTCATCTATGTCATTGACTCCACCGATGAGGAGAGACTGTCAGAATCCAAACAGGCATTTG AGAAGGTGGTTGCAAGTGAAGCGCTGGACGGTGTTCCCATCCTGGTGCTGGCCAACAAGCAAGATGTGGAG ACCTGCCTTTCCATCCCTGACATCAAGACTGCATTCAGTGACTGCACCTGCAAGATTGGCCGGCGAGACTGTCTGACTCAGGCCTGCTCTGCTCTCACGGG CAAAGGAGTGCAAGAAGGCATTGAATGGATGGTGAAGTGTGTTGTGCGAAACGTGCACCGGCCCCCACGGCAGAAGGACATTACCTAA
- the Arfrp1 gene encoding ADP-ribosylation factor-related protein 1 isoform X1 — translation MYTLLSGLYKYMFQKDEYCVLILGLDNAGKTTFLEQSKTRFNKNYKGMSLSKITTTVGLNIGTVDVGKARLMFWDLGGQEELQSLWDKYYAECHGVIYVIDSTDEERLSESKQAFEKVVASEALDGVPILVLANKQDVETCLSIPDIKTAFSDCTCKIGRRDCLTQACSALTGKGVQEGIEWMVKCVVRNVHRPPRQKDIT, via the exons ATGTACACGCTGCTGTCGGGGCTGTACAAGTACATGTTCCAGAAAGATGAGTACTGCGTTCTGATCCTGGGCCTGGACAATGCTGGGAAGACG ACTTTCCTGGAGCAGTCGAAAACAAGGTTTAACAAGAACTACAAGGGGATGAGTCTATCCAAAATCACCACCACCGTGGGTTTAAACA TTGGCACTGTGGATGTGGGAAAGGCTCGCCTCATGTTCTGGGACTTAGGGGGACAGGAAGAACTGCAGTCATTGTGGGACAAG TACTATGCGGAATGCCATGGTGTCATCTATGTCATTGACTCCACCGATGAGGAGAGACTGTCAGAATCCAAACAGGCATTTG AGAAGGTGGTTGCAAGTGAAGCGCTGGACGGTGTTCCCATCCTGGTGCTGGCCAACAAGCAAGATGTGGAG ACCTGCCTTTCCATCCCTGACATCAAGACTGCATTCAGTGACTGCACCTGCAAGATTGGCCGGCGAGACTGTCTGACTCAGGCCTGCTCTGCTCTCACGGG CAAAGGAGTGCAAGAAGGCATTGAATGGATGGTGAAGTGTGTTGTGCGAAACGTGCACCGGCCCCCACGGCAGAAGGACATTACCTAA
- the Arfrp1 gene encoding ADP-ribosylation factor-related protein 1 isoform X3 yields the protein MSLSKITTTVGLNIGTVDVGKARLMFWDLGGQEELQSLWDKYYAECHGVIYVIDSTDEERLSESKQAFEKVVASEALDGVPILVLANKQDVETCLSIPDIKTAFSDCTCKIGRRDCLTQACSALTGKGVQEGIEWMVKCVVRNVHRPPRQKDIT from the exons ATGAGTCTATCCAAAATCACCACCACCGTGGGTTTAAACA TTGGCACTGTGGATGTGGGAAAGGCTCGCCTCATGTTCTGGGACTTAGGGGGACAGGAAGAACTGCAGTCATTGTGGGACAAG TACTATGCGGAATGCCATGGTGTCATCTATGTCATTGACTCCACCGATGAGGAGAGACTGTCAGAATCCAAACAGGCATTTG AGAAGGTGGTTGCAAGTGAAGCGCTGGACGGTGTTCCCATCCTGGTGCTGGCCAACAAGCAAGATGTGGAG ACCTGCCTTTCCATCCCTGACATCAAGACTGCATTCAGTGACTGCACCTGCAAGATTGGCCGGCGAGACTGTCTGACTCAGGCCTGCTCTGCTCTCACGGG CAAAGGAGTGCAAGAAGGCATTGAATGGATGGTGAAGTGTGTTGTGCGAAACGTGCACCGGCCCCCACGGCAGAAGGACATTACCTAA
- the Zgpat gene encoding zinc finger CCCH-type with G patch domain-containing protein isoform X1, whose protein sequence is MDEESLENALQTYRAQLQQVEQALGADLDASEQADLHQLQGDLKELIELTEASLVSIRKSKLLATLDQQQPTQEDAEYLAFQKAIAEEVEAPATPETIPGRELRPGPTSPALEEEDGEDRDLEELSGTKVNAPYYSSWGTLEYHNAMVVGAEEAEDGSACVRVLYLYPTHKSLKPCPFFLEGKCRFKDNCRFSHGQVVSVDELRPFQDPDLSLLQVGSACLAKHQDGLWYPARITDVDNGYYTVKFDSLLLKEAVVEGDSILPPLRTEATESSDSDSGDTGDSSYARVVESSTADTGTCSSAFAGWEVHTRGIGSKLLAKMGYEFGKGLGRHAEGRVEPIHAVVLPRGKSLDQCAEILQKRTKGGRTGTNRPPRCRASRGGRPLPRNVFDFLNEKLQSQAPGFPDTGADAPGKKNKDMYHASKSTKQALRLRLFQTEEKIERTQRDIQGIQEALTRNAGRHSVATAQLQEKLAGAQRKLGQLRAQEAGLQQEQQKADTHRKMTEF, encoded by the exons ATGGACGAGGAGAGCCTGGAAAACGCCCTGCAGACCTACCGGGCCCAGCTTCAGCAGGTGGAACAGGCGCTAGGTGCCGATCTGGATGCATCGGAGCAGGCGGACCTCCACCAGCTGCAGGGCGACCTGAAGGAACTGATCGAACTCACCGAGGCGAGCCTGGTGTCGATCAGAAAGAGCAAACTACTGGCTACGCTGGACCAGCAGCAGCCTACACAGGAGGATGCAGAGTACCTGGCTTTCCAGAAggccattgcggaagaggtggaggcgCCTGCCACCCCGGAGACTATTCCTGGGAGAGAGTTGCGGCCCGGACCCACTTCCCCTGCACTGGAGGAGGAAGACGGGGAGGATCGCGACCTGGAGGAGCTGAGTGGTACCAAGGTGAACGCCCCCTACTACAGCTCATGGGGCACGCTGGAGTATCACAACGCCATGGTTGTGGGCGCCGAAGAGGCTGAGGATGGCTCGGCCTGCGTCCGTGTACTATATCTGTATCCCACTCACAAGTCCTTGAAGCCCTGCCCGTTCTTCCTGGAGGGAAAATGCCGCTTCAAGGACAACTGCAG GTTCTCCCATGGGCAGGTAGTCTCTGTGGATGAGCTGCGCCCCTTCCAAGACCCAGACTTGAGCTTGCTGCAGGTCGGCTCTGCATGTCTGGCAAAGCACCAGGATGGCCTGTGGTACCCAGCACGAATCACTG ATGTAGACAATGGCTACTACACAGTTAAGTTTGACTCACTGCTGCTGAAGGAGGCTGTGGTAGAAGGGGACAGCATCCTGCCCCCGCTGCGCACAGAGGCCACAGAGTCATCTGACTCAGACAGTGGAGATACAGGTGACTCCAGCTATGCCAGAG TGGTGGAATCCAGCACAGCGGACACTGGGACCTGCAGTTCTGCTTTTGCTGGCTGGGAGGTGCACACACGAGGCATTGGCTCCAAACTCCTTGCCAAAATGGGCTATGAGTTTGGCAAGG GTCTGGGCCGACATGCAGAAGGCCGTGTGGAGCCCATCCATGCCGTAGTATTGCCTCGAGGAAAGTCACTGGACCAGTGTGCTGAAATACTACAGAAGAGGACTAAGGGGGGAAGGACTGGCACCAACAGGCCACCAAGGTGCCGGGCAAGTAGGGGTGGCCGTCCACTCCCTCGGAATGTGTTTGACTTCCTGAATGAAAAACTGCAGAGCCAGGCTCCTGGGTTCCCAGACACAGGGGCAGATGCCCCAGGGAAAAAGAACAAGGACATGTACCATGCCAGCAAGAGTACCAAGCAGGCCCTGAGGCTACGGCTCTTCCAGACTGAGGAAAAGATTGAGCGGACCCAGCGGGACATCCAGGGCATCCAGGAGGCTCTAACCCGGAATGCTGGCCG GCACAGTGTGGCAACAGCTCAACTGCAGGAGAAGCTGGCAGGAGCCCAGCGGAAGCTGGGTCAGCTCCGTGCTCAGGAGGCTGGCCTACAGCAGGAACAGCAGAAGGCAGACACTCATAGGAAGATGACGGAATTCTAG
- the Zgpat gene encoding zinc finger CCCH-type with G patch domain-containing protein isoform X2 yields MDEESLENALQTYRAQLQQVEQALGADLDASEQADLHQLQGDLKELIELTEASLVSIRKSKLLATLDQQQPTQEDAEYLAFQKAIAEEVEAPATPETIPGRELRPGPTSPALEEEDGEDRDLEELSGTKVNAPYYSSWGTLEYHNAMVVGAEEAEDGSACVRVLYLYPTHKSLKPCPFFLEGKCRFKDNCRFSHGQVVSVDELRPFQDPDLSLLQVGSACLAKHQDGLWYPARITDVDNGYYTVKFDSLLLKEAVVEGDSILPPLRTEATESSDSDSGDTVVESSTADTGTCSSAFAGWEVHTRGIGSKLLAKMGYEFGKGLGRHAEGRVEPIHAVVLPRGKSLDQCAEILQKRTKGGRTGTNRPPRCRASRGGRPLPRNVFDFLNEKLQSQAPGFPDTGADAPGKKNKDMYHASKSTKQALRLRLFQTEEKIERTQRDIQGIQEALTRNAGRHSVATAQLQEKLAGAQRKLGQLRAQEAGLQQEQQKADTHRKMTEF; encoded by the exons ATGGACGAGGAGAGCCTGGAAAACGCCCTGCAGACCTACCGGGCCCAGCTTCAGCAGGTGGAACAGGCGCTAGGTGCCGATCTGGATGCATCGGAGCAGGCGGACCTCCACCAGCTGCAGGGCGACCTGAAGGAACTGATCGAACTCACCGAGGCGAGCCTGGTGTCGATCAGAAAGAGCAAACTACTGGCTACGCTGGACCAGCAGCAGCCTACACAGGAGGATGCAGAGTACCTGGCTTTCCAGAAggccattgcggaagaggtggaggcgCCTGCCACCCCGGAGACTATTCCTGGGAGAGAGTTGCGGCCCGGACCCACTTCCCCTGCACTGGAGGAGGAAGACGGGGAGGATCGCGACCTGGAGGAGCTGAGTGGTACCAAGGTGAACGCCCCCTACTACAGCTCATGGGGCACGCTGGAGTATCACAACGCCATGGTTGTGGGCGCCGAAGAGGCTGAGGATGGCTCGGCCTGCGTCCGTGTACTATATCTGTATCCCACTCACAAGTCCTTGAAGCCCTGCCCGTTCTTCCTGGAGGGAAAATGCCGCTTCAAGGACAACTGCAG GTTCTCCCATGGGCAGGTAGTCTCTGTGGATGAGCTGCGCCCCTTCCAAGACCCAGACTTGAGCTTGCTGCAGGTCGGCTCTGCATGTCTGGCAAAGCACCAGGATGGCCTGTGGTACCCAGCACGAATCACTG ATGTAGACAATGGCTACTACACAGTTAAGTTTGACTCACTGCTGCTGAAGGAGGCTGTGGTAGAAGGGGACAGCATCCTGCCCCCGCTGCGCACAGAGGCCACAGAGTCATCTGACTCAGACAGTGGAGATACAG TGGTGGAATCCAGCACAGCGGACACTGGGACCTGCAGTTCTGCTTTTGCTGGCTGGGAGGTGCACACACGAGGCATTGGCTCCAAACTCCTTGCCAAAATGGGCTATGAGTTTGGCAAGG GTCTGGGCCGACATGCAGAAGGCCGTGTGGAGCCCATCCATGCCGTAGTATTGCCTCGAGGAAAGTCACTGGACCAGTGTGCTGAAATACTACAGAAGAGGACTAAGGGGGGAAGGACTGGCACCAACAGGCCACCAAGGTGCCGGGCAAGTAGGGGTGGCCGTCCACTCCCTCGGAATGTGTTTGACTTCCTGAATGAAAAACTGCAGAGCCAGGCTCCTGGGTTCCCAGACACAGGGGCAGATGCCCCAGGGAAAAAGAACAAGGACATGTACCATGCCAGCAAGAGTACCAAGCAGGCCCTGAGGCTACGGCTCTTCCAGACTGAGGAAAAGATTGAGCGGACCCAGCGGGACATCCAGGGCATCCAGGAGGCTCTAACCCGGAATGCTGGCCG GCACAGTGTGGCAACAGCTCAACTGCAGGAGAAGCTGGCAGGAGCCCAGCGGAAGCTGGGTCAGCTCCGTGCTCAGGAGGCTGGCCTACAGCAGGAACAGCAGAAGGCAGACACTCATAGGAAGATGACGGAATTCTAG